A portion of the Malania oleifera isolate guangnan ecotype guangnan chromosome 3, ASM2987363v1, whole genome shotgun sequence genome contains these proteins:
- the LOC131152378 gene encoding uncharacterized protein LOC131152378, with translation MPVRPGSRIVVLENLTNDVIEIKVDKDGYIDAASISVPSGGTKEFPAAKFSKEYKISLTPLILKVYKGENWTGRTLRPSDFTSHVKIIFRDLPEERLSIRGIEVRPTDLGRFSFLGSLGRDYSGRLEIEL, from the exons ATGCCAGTTAGGCCAGGATCCCGAATTGTTGTGCTTGAAAATCTAACCAATGATGTGATCGAAATCAAAGTGGATAAGGACGGCTATATTGACGCTGCTTCAATCAGCGTTCCATCCGGCGGAACTAAAGAATTCCCGGCTGCTAAATTTTCAAAGGAATATAAGATTTCGCTAACGCCTTTGATTCTGAAGGTTTATAAAGGCGAAAATTGGACAGGCCGGACATTGAGACCGAGTGATTTCACCTCCCATGTGAAAATCATCTTTCGCGATTTACCAGAAGAACGCCTGAGTATCCGCGGCATTGAAGTACGGCCCACTGATTTAGGTCGATTTAG CTTCTTGGGTTCTCTAGGGAGGGACTACAGTGGGCGGCTGGAGATAGAGTTATAG